One Fusobacterium nucleatum genomic window carries:
- a CDS encoding Txe/YoeB family addiction module toxin: MVEEEYEVYILKKASKDKENIKQFPALKKNVDKLINLIKKNPFQTPPPYEILIGDLKDYYSRRINKQHRLVYEVIEEKKRINIISMWKHYEF; the protein is encoded by the coding sequence ATGGTAGAAGAAGAATATGAAGTTTATATTTTAAAGAAAGCTAGTAAAGATAAAGAAAATATAAAACAATTTCCAGCATTAAAAAAGAATGTAGATAAGTTAATAAATCTTATTAAGAAAAATCCTTTTCAAACACCACCTCCTTATGAAATTTTGATAGGTGACCTTAAAGATTACTATTCAAGGAGAATTAATAAACAGCATAGACTTGTATATGAAGTTATTGAAGAAAAGAAGAGAATAAATATTATTAGCATGTGGAAACATTATGAATTTTAA
- a CDS encoding type II toxin-antitoxin system Phd/YefM family antitoxin has translation MTNTNATNLRKNLFSYLDSTIEYNDIINVNTKKGNVIIISEAEYNGLLETLYLLSDPTMREKLEVAKNATDEDYEVFEW, from the coding sequence ATGACAAATACAAATGCTACAAATTTGAGAAAAAACTTATTTTCTTATTTAGATTCTACTATTGAGTATAATGATATTATAAATGTAAATACAAAAAAGGGAAATGTTATTATAATAAGTGAAGCTGAATACAATGGTTTATTAGAAACTTTATATTTATTGTCAGACCCTACAATGAGAGAGAAATTAGAAGTTGCTAAAAATGCTACTGATGAAGATTATGAGGTGTTTGAATGGTAG